A region of Aquarana catesbeiana isolate 2022-GZ linkage group LG08, ASM4218655v1, whole genome shotgun sequence DNA encodes the following proteins:
- the LOC141105045 gene encoding uncharacterized protein, translating to MSGRDRKFHVARSKKEALLELAVEKLSVYKETCIDQMMAPMRMEEDRSHMTEKILNFTLEIIYLLTGESFPLLKSGDPMTITVPPCDSLKPERHNMQKILEVTKMMIDLLTGEVPIRCQDVTVYFSMEEWEYLEGHKDLYKDVMMENQPPLTSPDGSSNGNPPERCPRPLYFWDSTQEGHTIPHHHQDEELKEIKAEIKEEEEEMSMSGAQQSMGEGGPLYSRDSTHENHTIPHHYKGEDLIDIKLESKAEEEEETFVRDDQQSMEEDGITRTFIEEDTPTEISTVDGREMRKTSEDCLTLSPDCKVEDEDITQYSPGENPTTSNVHPAPHSVDGPSYSSYPEEPQTVRDGAGPSYSSYPEEPQTVRDGAGPSYSSYPEEPQTVRDGAGPSYSSYPEEPQTVRDGAGPSYSSYPEERQTVRDSAGPSYSSYPEEPQTVRDGAGPSYSSYPEEPQTVRDGAGPSYSSYPEERQTVRDSAGPSYSSYPEERQTVRDGAGPSYSSYPEERQIVRDGAGPSYSSYPEERQIVRDGAEPSYSSYPEERQTVRDGAGPSYSSYPEEPQTVRDGAGPSYSSYPEEPQTVRDGAGPSYSSYPEEPQTVRDGAGPSYSSYPEEPQTVRDGAGPSYSSYPEEPQTVRDGAGPSYSSYPEEPQTVRDGAGPSYSSYPEEPQTVRDGAVLPTDKRFSCHECGKHFRLKCRLNMHKRSHTGEKVHSCPECGKWFSNKYTLSIHQRFHTGEKPYSCPKCGKGFVQKANLVTHQLSHTGKQPLSCPECGKCFSKKSHLNSHQRLHTRENLYSCSECGKCFVYKSYLITHQRSHTGEKPYSCPECGKCFYRKSHLISHQRLHTGEKPYSCPECGKCFGKKSTLVTHQKSHTGKKSHSCPECGKGFINKSYLVTHQRSHTGEKPFCCAECGKCFGQKSRLVAHERSHTGKEPYSCPECGKCFVDQSRLVTHQRSHTGEKPFCCSECGKCFLAKSTLRSHQRLHTGEKLYSCPECGKCFVQKSELVIHQRSHTGEKPFSCSECGKCFSDKSSLNKHQRSHTGEKPYSCPECGKCFSKTSNLYRHQRLHTGEKPISCPECGKCFVRKSMLVAHLRTHTGEKPFSCPECGKCYSDRSSLHRHKRSHTGENSFSCPECGKWFSEKSSLHQHQISHTGEKPYSCSECGKCFLKKPEFIKHQRSHTGEIPYSCPECGKCFLAKSCLSRHQRAHAGEKPYSCPECGKCFLDKSGLSRHQKVHADEKPYSCPQCGKCFSLKSNLYRHQRLHTGEKPYSCPECGKCFSQKSNLYTHQRSHTGEKPYSCPE from the exons atgtcgggTAGAGACAGGAAGTTCCATGTGGCACGAAGCAAAAAGGAGGCGTTGCTGGAACTGGCAGTAGagaag ttatccgtctacaaggagacctgtatagatcaaatgatggcaccaatgaggatggaggaggaccggagtcacatgactgagaagatactaaacttcaccctggagatcatctacttgctgaccggagag AGTTTTCCTCTTCTGAAGTCAGGTGATcctatgaccatcacagtgcctccatgtgactccctaaaacccgagagacacaacatgcagaagattctagaagtcaccaagatgATGATAGACttactgacaggagag gttcctataaggtgtcaggatgtcactgtctatttctccatggaggagtgggagtatttagaaggacacaaggatctctacaaggacgtcatgatggagaatcagccgcccctcacatcaccag atggatccagtaatgggaacccaccagagagatgtccccgtcctctgtatttctgggattccacacaggaaggtcacaccatccctcaccatcatcag GATGAGGAACTTAAAGAAATCAAAgctgagattaaagaggaagaagaagagatgtcaATGAGTGGAGCTCAGCAGTCTATGGGAGAGGgtggtcctctgtattcccgggattccactcATGAaaatcacaccatcccccaccattacAAG ggtgaagatctgatagatataaaatTGGAgagtaaagcagaagaagaagaagagacatttgtgagggatgatcagcagtctatggaggaggatggaataacgaggacatttatagaggaggacactcctacagagatcagcacag tagatggacgggagatgaggaaaacctcagaggattgtctcactttgtctccagactgtaaagtagaagatgaggacatcacacagtatagtccaggagaaaacccgactacctcaaatgtccatccggcaccacacagtgtagatggaccatcgtattcctcttatcctgaggagcctcagactgtgcgggacggtgccggaccatcgtattcctcttatcctgaggaacctcagactgtgagggacggtgccggaccatcgtattcctcttatcctgaggaacctcagactgtgagggacggggccggaccatcgtattcctcttatcctgaggaacctcagactgtgagggatggtgccggaccatcgtattcctcttatcctgaggaacgtcagactgtgcgggacagtgccggaccatcgtattcctcttatcctgaggaacctcagactgtgcgggacggtgccggaccatcgtattcctcttatcctgaggaacctcagactgtgagggacggggccggaccatcgtattcctcttatcctgaggaacgtcagactgtgcgggacagtgccggaccatcgtattcctcttatcctgaggaacgtcagactgtgcgggacggtgccggaccatcgtattcctcttatcctgaggaacgtCAGattgtgcgggacggtgccggaccatcgtattcctcttatcctgaggaacgtCAGATTGTGCGGGACGGTGCcgaaccatcgtattcctcttatcctgaggaacgtcagactgtgcgggacggtgccggaccatcgtattcctcttatcctgaggaacctcagactgtgcgggacggtgccggaccatcgtattcctcttatcctgaggaacctcagactgtgcgggacggtgccggaccatcgtattcctcttatcctgaggaacctcagactgtgcgggacggtgccggaccatcgtattcctcttatcctgaggaacctcagactgtgagggacggtgccggaccatcgtattcctcttatcctgaggaacctcagactgtgagggacggggccggaccatcgtattcctcttatcctgaggaacctcagactgtgagggatggtgccggaccatcgtattcctcttatcctgaggaacctcagactgtgcgggacggtgccgtacttccaacagataagaggttttcctgtcaTGAGTGCGGGAAGCATTTCCGCTTGAAATGCCGTCTTAACATGCATAAAAGATCCCACACAGGAGAGAAAGtgcattcctgccctgagtgtgggaaatggtTTTCAAACAAGTATAcactttccatacatcagagatttcacacaggtgagaagccatattcctgtcctaagTGCGGGAAAGGTTTTGTACAAAAAGCAAATCTTGTCACACATCAACTGTCTCACACAGGGAAACAGCcgctttcctgtcctgagtgcgggaaatgtttttccaaGAAATCCCATCTCAACagtcatcagagattgcacacgagAGAAAatctgtattcctgttctgagtgtgggaaatgttttgtatacAAATCATATCTTattacacatcagagatctcacacgggggaaaagccgtattcctgccctgagtgcgggaaatgtttttacAGGAAATCCCATCTCATCagccatcagagattgcacacaggagagaagccgtattcctgtcctgagtgcgggaaatgctttgggAAAAAATCAACTCTTGTCACACATCAAAAGTCTCACACGGGGAAAAAgtcacattcctgtcctgagtgcgggaaaggttttatAAATAAATCATATCTTGTCACCcatcaaaggtctcacacgggggagaagccttttTGCTGtgcagagtgcgggaaatgctttggaCAAAAATCAAGGCTTGTCGCACatgaaagatctcacacagggaaagagccgtattcctgccctgagtgcgggaaatgttttgtagatCAATCACGTCTTGTCACGcatcaaaggtctcacacgggggagaagcctttttgctgttcagagtgtgggaaatgttttttagcAAAGTCCACTCTTAGATctcatcagagactgcacacaggtgagaagctatattcctgtcctgagtgcgggaaatgttttgtccaaaaatcagaacttgtcatacatcagagatctcacacgggggagaagccattttcctgctctgagtgcgggaaatgtttttcagacaagtcctctcttaacaaacatcagagatcgcacacgggggagaagccatattcctgtcctgagtgcgggaaatgtttttcaaagacatccaatctttacagacatcagagattgcacacgggggagaagccaatttcctgtcctgagtgcgggaaatgctttgtaCGTAAATCAATGCTTGTCGCACATCTGaggactcacacaggggagaagccattttcctgtcctgagtgcgggaaatgttattcaGACAGGTCATCTCTTCACAGACATAAGAGATCGCACACAGGTGAGAATTCgttttcctgccctgagtgcgggaaatggttTTCAGAAAAGTCCTCACTTCATCAACATCAGATAtcgcacacaggtgagaagccatattcctgttctgagtgcgggaaatgttttttaaaaaaacctgaATTTATTaagcatcagaggtctcacacgggggaaataccatattcctgtcctgagtgcgggaaatgttttttagctAAATCgtgtctttccagacatcagagagcGCAtgcaggtgagaagccatattcttgtcctgagtgcgggaaatgttttttagataAATCtggtctttccagacatcagaaagTGCATGCGGAtgagaagccatattcttgtcctcagtgtgggaaatgtttttcactaaagtccaatctttacagacatcagagattgcacacgggggagaagccatattcctgtcctgagtgcgggaaatgtttttcacagaagtccaatctttacacacatcagagatcgcacacgggggagaagccatattcctgtcctgagtga